In a single window of the Zea mays cultivar B73 chromosome 5, Zm-B73-REFERENCE-NAM-5.0, whole genome shotgun sequence genome:
- the LOC100283888 gene encoding HPP — protein MASLQSQSLLGIGSSSIVLARARVQQCLAAASRSHAPLLQANGGRTGLPSSSILNAGNAISFSRRRRKDLRVVAEAAAAGPTKVTPASSGGVSISDVLWPSAGAFLAMAVLGKMDQVVAFKGVSLTIPPLGAVCCVLFSAPDSPAAKKYNMFVAQIGCAALGVLALSLFGPGWLARGAALSACIAFMTITGASHPPAASLPLLFIDGPKFHSLQLWYALFPGAVGCIVLCLIQEVVVYLKKNIKF, from the exons ATGGCTTCGCTGCAGAGCCAGAGCCTGCTCGGCATTGGCAGCAGCAGCATCGTCTTGGCACGAGCGAGGGTGCAGCAGTGTCTGGCAGCGGCGTCTCGCTCACACGCGCCCCTCCTGCAGGCCAATGGAGGCAGGACGGGCCTCCCCTCCTCCTCGATCCTTAACGCTGGCAATGCGATCAGCTTCAGCCGGCGGAGAAGGAAGGACCTGCGCGTCGtcgcggaggcggccgcggcggggCCGACCAAGGTCACGCCGGCCTCGTCTGGCGGCGTCAGCATCAGCGACGTGCTCTGGCCTTCCGCCG GAGCATTCTTGGCCATGGCGGTACTTGGGAAAATGGACCAGGTGGTGGCGTTCAAGGGAGTATCCTTGACGATTCCGCCCCTGGGAGCAGTCTGCTGCGTGCTTTTCAGCGCTCCAGACTCGCCTGCAGCCAAG AAATATAATATGTTCGTCGCCCAGATCGGTTGTGCGGCTTTGGGCGTATTAGCCCTCTCGTTGTTTGGGCCTGGCTGGTTAGCAAGAGGTGCAGCCCTTTCAGCCTGTATAGCATTCATGACCATCACGGGTGCCTCACATCCTCCAG CTGCAAGCTTGCCCCTCCTATTTATCGATGGCCCGAAGTTTCACAGTTTGCAACTTTGGTACGCGCTTTTCCCTGGAGCTGTAGGTTGCATCGTCCTTTGCTTGATT CAAGAGGTGGTGGTTTACCTGAAGAAGAACATCAAATTTTGA